TTGGGAATGCTCTAAAAAATATAGGGCCCTGCTGCAACAACATGCAACAGAGCCTTTTGTTTATCTATAGTTGCCTAAAAATGCGCTTAATGGCTATTATTCTCTGAAAGTGCAAATAACAACGCGTTGTTATTTTTAGATTCGAACATCTACCGGAGTCCCCAGGGTTATCTCGTCCTCAGAGACTATAGAATCATAGGCCAGGACTTTTACGCCTTTTTCAGCGGCAAGCTTTAGGGCCTTTGTGAATTCCGGGTCTCTTATTTCAAAGGGTTTAAAATATTTAACCCCTTTCATCTGAATGAGAAAGACAACATAACCGGCATACCCTGCTTCCACAGCTTTCACCATTTCATAAAGATGTTTGGTACCCCTGAGAGTGGGAGCATCCGGGAACATGGCGATACCATCGGTTTCCAGAGTCACACCCTTTACCTCGATAAAACCCTTTTTCTCCTTAGTTTCAAAGTATAAGTCAAATCTGGAATTGCCGAAAACCACCTCTCTGGACAACACAGTGACATCATGAAGCTCTTTGACGTTTCCATCTTGGATACCCTGATAGACCACAGTATTGGGAACTTGAGAATCGATATTGATCAGGAGATTCCCTTTATAGACAGCAATCAGGGAGTACTTGGTTTTCCGTTTGGGATTGTTGCTTTCTTCTAGAATTACCACATTGCCTTCCTGGAGCAGTTCCTTGCAGCGCCCGGTGTTTTTAACATGAACAATTTCTTCATGGTTGTCTAGCAGTACATGAGCAATAAATCGATTAGGCCGTTTTAAAAATTTTGCAGCTATAGCAGAGGGATATTTCAAACCTGGCACTCCTTTTATTCTTAAATTCGGACTTTCTTCCAGTCCAATCTGCCCTTAATTAAGAGTTTCCCGCTCCTTAAGCCATTGGGAAAATTCAAGGGCAGATATTCGTTCAGCGGTTATACCATCGGACTTGCTGGAAGCTAAGAATATAATAGGCTCGATCATTACTCTGGGGCGCAGCAGCGGGAATGTAATCTGTCGCCTAAATTCTTCGGGAATCATCCCGGTATCCGTTGCTCCGCCGGGAAGCAGCATATTGACAGTAATTC
This Desulfosporosinus orientis DSM 765 DNA region includes the following protein-coding sequences:
- the sfsA gene encoding DNA/RNA nuclease SfsA codes for the protein MKYPSAIAAKFLKRPNRFIAHVLLDNHEEIVHVKNTGRCKELLQEGNVVILEESNNPKRKTKYSLIAVYKGNLLINIDSQVPNTVVYQGIQDGNVKELHDVTVLSREVVFGNSRFDLYFETKEKKGFIEVKGVTLETDGIAMFPDAPTLRGTKHLYEMVKAVEAGYAGYVVFLIQMKGVKYFKPFEIRDPEFTKALKLAAEKGVKVLAYDSIVSEDEITLGTPVDVRI